One stretch of Streptomyces sp. 135 DNA includes these proteins:
- a CDS encoding LysR family transcriptional regulator, with the protein MTLDDLRVFVAVCRAGSLSAVARDLTCTQSAVSQHVKRLERELGVSLLERHARGVVPTSAGRILHAAAADGIGGIDLAVRRLREQARGDAGAVRITTGATTVRHFMAEAVVGFRQRYPRVSLEFQTVASSSGCFDALAANDLDLAWITLGEPVRGIEQRTVLALPWVLAVRADDPLADRPCVEPAELAAGQIITPPANSTSRAHLDAHLGELGVTLPAGTSVADWDTAVLLTELGLGQAVVPALPAGRGDAPAGLRMVPIPRLPPLSVGWAVRRWDALSPLARAFADTVAEHCAPLGPPQDQGSSLAARV; encoded by the coding sequence GTGACCCTGGACGATCTCCGTGTCTTCGTGGCCGTGTGCCGCGCGGGCAGCCTCAGCGCGGTGGCCCGCGACCTCACCTGTACGCAGTCGGCCGTGAGCCAGCACGTCAAACGGCTGGAAAGGGAGCTCGGCGTGAGCCTCCTGGAACGGCACGCGCGCGGCGTCGTGCCCACCTCGGCCGGACGCATCCTGCACGCCGCCGCGGCCGACGGCATCGGCGGCATCGACCTCGCGGTGCGGCGCCTGCGGGAGCAGGCGCGCGGGGACGCCGGCGCGGTGCGGATCACCACCGGTGCCACCACCGTGCGGCACTTCATGGCCGAGGCCGTCGTCGGCTTCCGGCAGCGCTATCCGCGCGTCAGCCTGGAGTTCCAGACCGTGGCCTCCAGCAGCGGCTGCTTCGACGCCCTCGCCGCCAACGACCTCGACCTCGCCTGGATCACCCTCGGCGAGCCCGTGCGCGGCATCGAGCAGCGGACCGTCCTGGCCCTGCCGTGGGTCCTCGCGGTCCGCGCCGACGACCCGCTCGCCGACCGGCCGTGCGTCGAGCCCGCCGAACTCGCCGCCGGGCAGATCATCACGCCACCGGCGAACTCGACCTCCCGCGCCCACCTCGACGCCCATCTCGGAGAGCTGGGCGTGACGCTGCCCGCCGGAACGAGCGTCGCCGACTGGGACACGGCCGTCCTCCTCACGGAGCTGGGCCTCGGCCAGGCCGTCGTCCCCGCGCTGCCGGCCGGGCGCGGCGACGCTCCCGCCGGGCTCCGCATGGTCCCGATCCCGCGGCTGCCGCCGCTGTCGGTCGGCTGGGCGGTGCGCCGCTGGGACGCGCTCAGCCCGCTGGCCCGCGCCTTCGCCGACACGGTGGCCGAACACTGCGCGCCGCTCGGCCCGCCGCAGGATCAGGGCAGCAGCCTGGCGGCGCGCGTCTGA
- a CDS encoding sulfite exporter TauE/SafE family protein, giving the protein MEALEMVAVGVAGVAAGGLNAVVGSGTLITFPTLLAFGFPPVLANVSNNLGLVPGTLSAAYGYRREMKGQAKRLVRFGTASLIGGLTGALLLLKLPADAFQAVVPVLILSACTLVLLQPWLNRRLKERGARGKRDGGVPMWCGVLATGVYGGYFGAAQGVLLMGLFGAFLLDDLQRLNAVKNVLASIVNGIAAVVFIAVADIDWVAAGLIAAGSTVGGLVGARYGRRLPPVAMRGFIVVVGVTASAVMIAKA; this is encoded by the coding sequence GTGGAAGCGCTCGAAATGGTGGCCGTCGGGGTCGCCGGTGTCGCGGCCGGCGGGCTCAACGCGGTGGTGGGGTCCGGCACCCTCATCACCTTCCCCACCCTGCTGGCCTTCGGCTTCCCGCCGGTGCTCGCCAACGTGTCGAACAACCTCGGCCTGGTGCCGGGCACCCTGAGCGCCGCGTACGGCTACCGCAGGGAGATGAAGGGCCAGGCCAAGCGCCTGGTGCGGTTCGGCACGGCCTCGCTCATCGGGGGCCTCACGGGCGCGCTGCTCCTCCTGAAGCTGCCTGCCGACGCCTTCCAGGCGGTGGTGCCCGTACTGATCCTGAGCGCGTGCACCCTGGTGCTGCTCCAGCCCTGGCTCAACCGGCGGCTCAAGGAGCGCGGGGCCCGGGGGAAGCGGGACGGCGGTGTGCCGATGTGGTGCGGCGTCCTCGCCACCGGTGTGTACGGCGGCTACTTCGGGGCGGCCCAAGGCGTGCTGCTCATGGGCCTGTTCGGCGCCTTCCTCCTCGACGACCTGCAACGGCTGAACGCCGTGAAGAACGTCCTCGCCTCGATCGTGAACGGAATCGCGGCCGTCGTCTTCATCGCGGTCGCCGACATCGACTGGGTGGCGGCCGGGCTGATCGCCGCCGGTTCCACGGTGGGCGGACTCGTGGGCGCGCGCTACGGGCGCCGCCTTCCGCCGGTGGCGATGCGGGGCTTCATCGTCGTCGTGGGCGTCACGGCGTCGGCGGTCATGATCGCGAAGGCGTGA
- the asnB gene encoding asparagine synthase (glutamine-hydrolyzing) has translation MCGITGWVSFDRDLTAASTTLDAMTETMSCRGPDDRGTWTGGPAGLGHRRLAIIDLPGGRQPMTVETPTGTVALVYSGETYNFTELRRELAGRGHRFTTESDTEVVLRGYLEWGESLAERLNGMYAFALWDARHDKLVMVRDRMGIKPFYYYQTPDGVLFGSEPKAILANPLARPRVGIDGLRELFSVVKTPGHAVWEGMREVEPGTVVTVDRSGLRRHVYWSLETRPHTDDRDATIAKVRELLEDIVRRQLVSDVPRCTLLSGGLDSSAMTALAARQLAEAGETVRSFAVDFVGQADNFVADALRGTPDTPFVHDVAEAAGTEHRDIVLDSHALADPDVRAKMIRARDIPMGFGDMDASLYLLFRAIREHSTVALSGESADEVFGGYLQFFDEQARTADTFPWLVRFADHFGDDSGVLRPDLTAALDLPAYIKESYATAVDGIRRLDGESDFEYRMRKICHLHLTRFVRVLLDRKDRASMAVGLEVRVPFCDHRLVEYVYNAPWALKSFDGREKSLLREATADLLPRSVYDRVKSPYPSTQDPQYARALQGHVKDLLARPGHPVFELVDRECAARAAEREAPQITQASRRGLERTLDLALWLDLYQPDIALS, from the coding sequence ATGTGTGGCATCACCGGCTGGGTCTCCTTCGACCGTGACCTGACGGCCGCGTCCACCACCCTGGACGCCATGACGGAGACGATGTCCTGCCGCGGTCCGGACGACCGCGGCACGTGGACCGGCGGCCCCGCCGGGCTCGGTCACCGCCGACTCGCGATCATCGATCTGCCCGGTGGGCGCCAGCCCATGACGGTCGAGACCCCGACCGGAACCGTCGCCCTGGTCTACTCGGGGGAGACCTACAACTTCACCGAACTCAGGCGCGAACTCGCGGGCCGCGGCCACCGGTTCACCACCGAGTCCGACACCGAGGTCGTCCTGCGCGGCTACCTGGAGTGGGGCGAGTCCCTCGCCGAACGGCTCAACGGCATGTATGCCTTCGCGCTCTGGGACGCCCGGCACGACAAGCTCGTCATGGTCCGCGACCGCATGGGCATCAAGCCGTTCTACTACTACCAGACCCCGGACGGCGTCCTCTTCGGCTCCGAGCCCAAGGCGATCCTCGCCAACCCGCTGGCCCGCCCCCGCGTCGGCATCGACGGACTGCGGGAGCTGTTCTCCGTGGTCAAGACGCCCGGCCACGCGGTGTGGGAGGGCATGCGCGAGGTCGAGCCCGGCACCGTGGTGACCGTGGACCGCTCGGGGCTGCGCCGGCACGTCTACTGGTCGCTGGAGACGAGGCCGCACACCGACGACCGTGACGCGACCATCGCGAAGGTGCGCGAACTCCTCGAAGACATCGTGCGCCGCCAGCTCGTCTCCGACGTGCCGCGCTGCACGCTTCTCTCCGGCGGCCTCGACTCCTCCGCGATGACGGCCCTCGCCGCGCGACAGCTGGCCGAGGCGGGCGAGACGGTGCGCAGCTTCGCCGTCGACTTCGTCGGCCAGGCCGACAACTTCGTCGCCGACGCGCTGCGGGGCACGCCCGACACGCCGTTCGTGCACGACGTCGCGGAGGCGGCGGGCACCGAGCACCGCGACATCGTCCTGGACTCGCACGCCCTCGCCGACCCCGACGTACGCGCCAAGATGATCCGCGCGCGGGACATCCCCATGGGCTTCGGCGACATGGACGCCTCGCTCTACCTCCTCTTCCGGGCCATCCGCGAGCACTCCACGGTCGCGCTCTCCGGAGAGTCCGCCGACGAGGTCTTCGGCGGTTACCTCCAGTTCTTCGACGAACAGGCGCGTACGGCCGACACGTTCCCCTGGCTGGTGCGGTTCGCCGATCACTTCGGGGACGACTCCGGTGTCCTGCGCCCTGATCTGACCGCCGCGCTGGACCTGCCCGCGTACATCAAGGAGAGTTACGCGACAGCCGTCGACGGCATCCGGCGCCTGGACGGCGAGAGCGACTTCGAGTACCGGATGCGCAAGATCTGCCATCTGCACCTGACCCGCTTCGTGCGCGTCCTGCTCGACCGCAAGGACCGCGCCAGCATGGCCGTCGGCCTTGAAGTGCGCGTGCCGTTCTGCGACCACCGGCTGGTCGAGTACGTCTACAACGCGCCCTGGGCGCTGAAGTCCTTCGACGGCAGGGAGAAGAGCCTGCTGCGGGAGGCGACCGCCGATCTGCTGCCCCGGTCGGTGTACGACCGGGTGAAGAGCCCTTACCCCTCCACACAGGACCCCCAGTACGCCCGCGCCCTCCAGGGGCACGTCAAGGACCTGCTCGCGCGGCCCGGTCACCCGGTCTTCGAACTGGTGGACAGGGAGTGCGCGGCGCGGGCCGCCGAGCGGGAGGCGCCGCAGATCACCCAGGCGTCACGGCGCGGCCTGGAGCGCACCCTGGACCTCGCGCTCTGGCTGGACCTCTATCAGCCGGACATCGCGCTCTCCTGA
- a CDS encoding TetR/AcrR family transcriptional regulator: MTPAARRALDAAGRLFYERGIHAVGVDLIAAEAGVTKKTLYDRFGSKEQIVVEYLADRDERWRSFLAGYLAAAPTPRARILAVFDASRDWAADHSGKGCSMVNAHAEISDASHAAYPIITGQKAWMLALFTGLAREIAPENADRLARTLMLLHEGGLVAHGLHVFPGAVEQARDDAERLLTAG, from the coding sequence ATGACGCCGGCGGCGCGCCGCGCCCTCGACGCCGCGGGGCGGCTCTTCTACGAGCGCGGCATCCACGCCGTCGGCGTGGACCTGATCGCGGCCGAGGCAGGGGTGACGAAGAAGACCCTCTATGACCGGTTCGGTTCCAAGGAGCAGATCGTCGTGGAGTACCTCGCCGACCGGGACGAGCGCTGGAGGTCGTTCCTCGCCGGGTATCTGGCGGCGGCCCCCACGCCGCGCGCCCGGATCCTGGCCGTCTTCGACGCCTCCCGCGACTGGGCGGCGGACCACTCGGGCAAGGGGTGCAGCATGGTCAACGCGCACGCCGAGATCAGCGACGCCTCGCACGCCGCGTACCCGATCATCACCGGCCAGAAGGCGTGGATGCTGGCACTCTTCACCGGCCTGGCCCGGGAGATCGCCCCCGAGAACGCCGACCGCCTGGCGCGGACCCTGATGCTGCTGCATGAGGGCGGCCTCGTCGCGCACGGTCTGCACGTCTTCCCCGGCGCGGTCGAGCAGGCCCGGGACGACGCGGAGCGGCTGCTGACGGCCGGCTAG
- a CDS encoding DMT family transporter: protein MNVLLSIAFVLTWSSGFIGAKLGAGSASAVTVLMWRFLPLALVLGTVALTLTRASWRGLTARDVGRQVLVGALSQSGYLLTVYYAIQLGVSSGTTALIDGTQPLVAGALAGPLLGQFVSRTQWIGLGLGVGGVVIVTAADFAGSGDTAWWAYLVPFLGMLSLVAATFLDRRTTRPVGPAVSMTVHCLTSAFVFTALAVTARAATPPTEMSFWVAIGWLVTLSTFGGYGLYWLILRRSGVTQVNTLMFLMAPVTALWGALMFGEPFGAQTVLGLAVGLAAVVVVRRGERPRAAGVPTGRVTCDGRVDGRGRRARTDEVHGNSP, encoded by the coding sequence ATGAACGTCCTGCTCTCCATCGCCTTCGTGCTGACCTGGAGCTCCGGGTTCATCGGGGCCAAGCTCGGCGCGGGCAGCGCCTCCGCGGTGACGGTGCTCATGTGGCGGTTCCTTCCGCTGGCCCTGGTCCTCGGGACCGTCGCGCTGACGCTGACCCGCGCGTCCTGGCGCGGCCTGACGGCACGGGACGTCGGGCGGCAGGTGCTCGTGGGCGCGCTGTCGCAGAGCGGCTATCTCCTCACCGTGTACTACGCCATCCAGCTCGGCGTCTCCAGCGGCACCACCGCGTTGATCGACGGAACCCAGCCCCTGGTGGCGGGAGCGCTCGCCGGTCCACTGCTCGGACAGTTCGTCTCCCGCACGCAGTGGATCGGCCTCGGGCTCGGCGTCGGCGGCGTCGTCATCGTGACGGCGGCCGACTTCGCGGGCAGCGGCGACACCGCGTGGTGGGCCTACCTCGTGCCGTTCCTCGGCATGCTGTCGCTGGTGGCGGCGACGTTCCTGGACCGGCGCACGACGCGCCCGGTCGGCCCGGCGGTGTCGATGACCGTCCACTGCCTCACAAGTGCCTTCGTCTTCACGGCACTCGCCGTCACGGCGCGGGCCGCGACCCCGCCGACCGAGATGTCCTTCTGGGTCGCCATCGGCTGGCTCGTGACGCTCTCCACGTTCGGCGGGTACGGCCTGTACTGGCTGATCCTGCGGCGCTCCGGGGTCACCCAGGTCAATACGCTGATGTTCCTCATGGCTCCGGTGACGGCCCTGTGGGGCGCCCTGATGTTCGGTGAACCCTTCGGCGCGCAGACGGTGCTCGGCCTGGCGGTGGGGCTCGCCGCGGTGGTCGTCGTACGGCGCGGCGAGCGCCCTCGGGCGGCCGGCGTGCCGACGGGGCGGGTCACTTGCGACGGCCGAGTTGACGGCCGAGGCCGTCGGGCACGCACCGATGAAGTGCATGGAAATTCTCCATAG
- a CDS encoding Gfo/Idh/MocA family oxidoreductase, whose amino-acid sequence MNRLRIGLVGTGPWATATHAPALARHPDIDLSGVWGRRPEAAATLASAHGTTAYADVDELFAASDAVAFAVPPDVQAPLAVRAAAAGCHLLLDKPVATTPDAARDLVRAVERAEVASVVFFTLRFATLSSAWVAEQATVGGWFTGRADWYGSFYTPDGTAPFSSPWRASRGGLWDVGPHALSMLLPILGDVSDVTAAPGPGDTAHLILRHTSGASSTAALSLTAPAKGSGLAVELRGENGIAVLPPWEGADEAFDTAIDELVTAVRTGTAHPCDVRFGLRVTEILARAEERIRAA is encoded by the coding sequence ATGAACCGTCTCCGCATCGGCCTCGTGGGCACGGGCCCCTGGGCCACCGCCACGCATGCCCCTGCCCTCGCCCGGCACCCGGACATCGATCTCAGCGGTGTGTGGGGCCGCCGTCCGGAGGCCGCGGCCACACTCGCCTCCGCCCACGGGACGACGGCGTACGCGGACGTCGACGAACTGTTCGCGGCCAGTGACGCCGTGGCCTTCGCGGTCCCGCCCGACGTGCAGGCGCCGCTGGCCGTGCGCGCCGCGGCGGCGGGCTGCCACCTGCTCCTCGACAAGCCGGTGGCCACGACGCCGGACGCCGCACGCGACCTGGTCCGGGCGGTCGAGCGCGCCGAAGTGGCGTCCGTGGTCTTCTTCACGCTGCGCTTCGCCACCCTCAGCTCGGCCTGGGTGGCCGAACAGGCCACCGTCGGCGGCTGGTTCACCGGCCGCGCCGACTGGTACGGCTCCTTCTACACCCCGGACGGAACCGCCCCGTTCTCCTCCCCGTGGCGCGCGAGCCGCGGTGGCCTGTGGGACGTGGGACCGCACGCCCTGTCGATGCTGCTGCCGATCCTCGGCGACGTGAGCGACGTGACGGCCGCTCCGGGGCCCGGCGACACGGCCCACCTGATCCTGCGTCACACGAGCGGCGCCTCCAGCACGGCGGCGTTGAGCCTGACGGCGCCGGCCAAGGGCTCGGGCCTGGCCGTTGAGCTGCGCGGCGAGAACGGCATCGCCGTACTGCCGCCGTGGGAGGGCGCCGACGAGGCCTTCGACACCGCGATCGACGAACTCGTCACGGCCGTGCGCACCGGCACGGCCCACCCTTGCGACGTCCGGTTCGGGCTGCGGGTCACGGAGATCCTGGCGCGGGCCGAGGAACGGATAAGGGCCGCGTGA